The Aeromicrobium sp. Sec7.5 genome window below encodes:
- a CDS encoding MmcQ/YjbR family DNA-binding protein codes for MARSEVPPEWVARFDAVLSRFPECRAEKAWAGTRWRVRSATVAHVFGGEDQLLRVTFRADPDEVAAFVHLGGPRFRVGGWGSDAVGLVLDDPQHPVDLGEVAELLTDSYCRQAPPALAALVDRPGE; via the coding sequence GTGGCACGGTCAGAGGTCCCGCCGGAGTGGGTCGCGCGGTTCGACGCCGTCCTGTCGCGGTTCCCGGAGTGCCGGGCGGAGAAGGCCTGGGCCGGCACGCGGTGGCGCGTCCGCAGTGCCACGGTCGCCCACGTGTTCGGCGGCGAGGACCAGCTCCTGCGGGTCACGTTCCGGGCCGATCCCGACGAGGTCGCGGCCTTCGTGCACCTGGGTGGCCCCCGGTTCCGCGTCGGCGGGTGGGGGTCCGACGCGGTGGGCCTGGTGCTCGACGACCCGCAGCACCCGGTCGACCTCGGGGAGGTCGCCGAGCTGCTGACCGACTCCTACTGCCGGCAGGCGCCTCCCGCGCTCGCCGCGCTCGTCGACCGTCCGGGGGAGTAG
- the groL gene encoding chaperonin GroEL (60 kDa chaperone family; promotes refolding of misfolded polypeptides especially under stressful conditions; forms two stacked rings of heptamers to form a barrel-shaped 14mer; ends can be capped by GroES; misfolded proteins enter the barrel where they are refolded when GroES binds) — protein MAKSIAFNEEARRGLERGMNQLADAVKVTLGPKGRNVVLEKKWGAPTITNDGVSIAKEIELEDPYEKIGAELVKEVAKKTDDVAGDGTTTATVLAQALVREGLRNVAAGANPMGLKKGIEAAVAAVSEQLLAMAVDVETKEQIASTASISAADTTVGDIIAEAMDKVGKEGVITVEESNTFGLDLELTEGMRFDKGHLSGYFVTDPERMETVLEDPYILIVNSKITSIKDLVPVLEKVMQSSKPLVIIAEDVEGEALATLIVNKMRGTFKSVAVKAPGFGDRRKAMLTDIAILTGGEVISEEVGLKLENADISLLGTARKVVTTKDETTIVEGGGDETQIAGRVSQIRAEIENSDSDYDREKLQERLAKLAGGVAVIKVGAATEVELKERKHRIEDAVRNAKAAVEEGIVAGGGVALVQATKLAFEKLDLEGDEATGANIVRKASSAPLKQIAVNAGLEGGVVAEKVANLEPGHGLNAATGEYVDLLAAGIIDPAKVTRSALQNAASIAALFLTTEAVVADKPEPAGAAGGAPDMGDMGGMGF, from the coding sequence ATGGCCAAGTCCATTGCATTCAACGAGGAAGCCCGGCGCGGCCTCGAGCGCGGTATGAACCAGCTCGCCGACGCCGTCAAGGTCACGCTCGGCCCGAAGGGTCGCAACGTCGTCCTGGAGAAGAAGTGGGGCGCCCCCACGATCACCAACGACGGCGTCTCCATCGCCAAGGAGATCGAGCTCGAGGATCCCTACGAGAAGATCGGCGCCGAGCTCGTCAAGGAGGTCGCCAAGAAGACCGACGACGTCGCGGGCGACGGCACCACCACCGCCACCGTCCTGGCCCAGGCGCTCGTGCGCGAGGGCCTGCGCAACGTCGCCGCCGGCGCCAACCCGATGGGCCTGAAGAAGGGCATCGAGGCTGCCGTGGCCGCCGTCAGCGAGCAGCTGCTCGCGATGGCCGTCGACGTCGAGACCAAGGAGCAGATCGCCTCCACCGCGTCCATCTCGGCCGCCGACACCACGGTCGGCGACATCATCGCCGAGGCCATGGACAAGGTCGGCAAGGAGGGCGTCATCACGGTCGAGGAGTCGAACACGTTCGGCCTCGACCTGGAGCTCACCGAGGGCATGCGGTTCGACAAGGGTCACCTGTCGGGCTACTTCGTGACCGACCCCGAGCGCATGGAGACGGTCCTCGAGGATCCGTACATCCTGATCGTCAACAGCAAGATCACCTCGATCAAGGACCTCGTGCCGGTCCTCGAGAAGGTCATGCAGTCGAGCAAGCCGCTCGTCATCATCGCCGAGGACGTCGAGGGCGAGGCCCTCGCGACGCTGATCGTCAACAAGATGCGCGGCACCTTCAAGTCGGTCGCCGTCAAGGCCCCCGGCTTCGGTGACCGCCGCAAGGCGATGCTCACCGACATCGCGATCCTCACCGGTGGCGAGGTCATCAGCGAGGAGGTCGGCCTCAAGCTCGAGAACGCCGACATCTCGCTGCTCGGCACGGCGCGCAAGGTCGTCACCACCAAGGACGAGACCACCATCGTCGAGGGTGGCGGCGACGAGACGCAGATCGCCGGTCGGGTCAGCCAGATCCGCGCCGAGATCGAGAACTCGGACTCCGACTACGACCGCGAGAAGCTGCAGGAGCGCCTCGCGAAGCTGGCCGGCGGCGTGGCCGTCATCAAGGTCGGCGCGGCCACGGAGGTTGAGCTCAAGGAGCGCAAGCACCGCATCGAGGACGCCGTGCGCAACGCCAAGGCTGCCGTCGAGGAGGGCATCGTCGCCGGAGGCGGCGTGGCACTCGTCCAGGCCACCAAGCTCGCGTTCGAGAAGCTCGACCTCGAGGGTGACGAGGCCACGGGCGCCAACATCGTCCGCAAGGCGTCGTCGGCCCCGCTCAAGCAGATCGCGGTCAACGCCGGTCTCGAGGGCGGCGTCGTCGCCGAGAAGGTCGCCAACCTGGAGCCGGGCCACGGCCTCAACGCGGCCACGGGCGAGTACGTCGACCTCCTGGCCGCGGGCATCATCGACCCGGCCAAGGTGACGCGCTCGGCGCTGCAGAACGCGGCGTCCATCGCGGCGCTGTTCCTCACCACCGAGGCCGTCGTGGCCGACAAGCCCGAGCCGGCCGGCGCTGCCGGTGGCGCGCCCGACATGGGCGACATGGGCGGCATGGGCTTCTGA